One part of the Vitis riparia cultivar Riparia Gloire de Montpellier isolate 1030 chromosome 6, EGFV_Vit.rip_1.0, whole genome shotgun sequence genome encodes these proteins:
- the LOC117915643 gene encoding disease resistance protein RPM1-like isoform X2: MAGIAVTLVTDRLLSLLADEARLLRGVHTEVEGIKTELLYIQAFLKDADAKAEKRDTSQGVKTWVQELRETAYCIEDLVDEYILHIANRPHRRGVLGFLCKISHLLPKLKPRHEIASKVQDLKLKVGKLKEASSTFGFISSFDLGSGSCSGTSVPWHDPGVTSLFIEDAEIVGIESHKGELIKWLVEGAPERTVISVVGMGGLGKTTLAKKVYDNKRMVERFDCHAWITVSQSFKMEEVLRNVIKQFYQARKESIPDGTDAMDEMSLITRLREYLEDKRYVVVFDDLWKLEFWRFIRYVLPENKRGSRIVITTRNAEVGCAVKESSFHYIHNLQALPPESSWELFCKKAFQGCCCPPELEKISLDIVKRCEGLPLAIVAMGGALSTKEKNELEWQKFNDSLGSQLEKDYSINCGRLIRLWIAEGFVKGKRGITLEQVAEEYLTELIHRSLVQLSHVDYRGKVRSCRVHDLMREIILRKAEELSFCISFGEEDSSFDGKFRRGSVQKSTDNVVEAINRNPQIRSILLFDIHAVPMLFTGTSLTNFKLLKVLDFEKAPLYSVPEDLGNLFHLRYLSLRRTKVKMLPKSIGKLQNLQTLDLKHSLVDALPVEIKKLQKLRHILAYSYNHHPEWQCLSVKGIHVGEGIGSMVELQKLCYVEANHGKGLIVELGKLKQLRKLGITNLMEEDGLSLCASMSNMKYLEALCICARDDDILKLETISDPPRYLRTLFLHGCLSKLPEWLTTLRSLVRVCLRRSRLSYDPVEVLQPLPNLLEVELCNAYDGECLCFSELGFQKLERLRLRDMKGLKTLKIRDGALPLLKHFEIGPSPQLEEVPPGIRLLKTLTGIDFWGMSEEFAFSMLPEHGQNYQIVEHVPNVFFHFSYDGGYYTVRLR, encoded by the exons ATGGCAGGGATCGCCGTCACTTTAGTCACCGATAGGTTGCTCTCCTTGCTCGCTGATGAAGCCAGATTATTGAGAGGTGTCCACACCGAAGTTGAAGGTATCAAAACAGAGCTGCTCTACATCCAAGCTTTCCTCAAGGATGCAGATGCAAAGGCCGAGAAACGAGACACCAGCCAAGGCGTTAAAACTTGGGTCCAAGAACTAAGGGAGACGGCTTATTGCATAGAAGATCTCGTCGATGAATACATACTTCACATTGCAAATCGCCCTCATCGGCGTGGGGTCCTTGGTTTCCTCTGTAAGATTTCTCACCTACTCCCGAAACTGAAGCCACGCCATGAGATAGCCTCCAAGGTCCAGGATCTCAAGCTAAAGGTGGGTAAACTGAAGGAAGCAAGTTCAACTTTTGGGTTTATTAGTTCATTTGACCTAGGATCAGGCAGCTGCAGTGGTACAAGTGTTCCATGGCATGACCCGGGAGTGACATCTCTTTTCATCGAAGACGCCGAAATTGTGGGTATTGAATCTCACAAGGGTGAATTGATAAAATGGCTGGTAGAGGGAGCTCCAGAACGAACAGTGATTTCGGTGGTGGGCATGGGCGGGCTTGGCAAGACAACTCTTGCCAAGAAGGTTTATGACAACAAGAGGATGGTGGAACGCTTCGATTGCCATGCTTGGATCACTGTGTCTCAGTCATTCAAGATGGAGGAGGTACTTCGGAACGTGATAAAGCAATTCTATCAAGCAAGGAAAGAGTCAATTCCTGATGGTACCGATGCAATGGACGAGATGTCTCTTATTACTCGACTTAGGGAGTATTTGGAGGATAAAAGGTATGTCGTTGTTTTTGATGATCTTTGGAAATTAGAGTTCTGGAGATTTATTAGATATGTTTTACCAGAAAACAAAAGAGGCAGCAGGATAGTAATTACAACACGAAATGCTGAAGTAGGTTGTGCTGTTAAAGAATCTTCATTTCATTATATCCACAATCTTCAAGCTCTACCTCCCGAAAGTTCCTGGGAACTCTTCTGTAAGAAGGCATTTCAGGGTTGTTGCTGTCCTCCTGAATTAGAGAAAATTTCCCTTGATATTGTTAAAAGATGTGAAGGATTGCCGCTTGCAATTGTGGCAATGGGCGGTGCTTTATCAACCAAAGAGAAGAATGAGTTAGAATGGCAGAAATTTAATGATAGCCTTGGTTCCCAATTAGAAA AGGACTACTCCATTAATTGTGGAAGACTCATCCGACTGTGGATAGCTGAAGGATTTGTGAAAGGAAAGAGAGGAATAACATTGGAACAGGTTGCCGAAGAATACTTGACTGAACTGATTCATAGAAGCTTGGTTCAATTGTCCCACGTGGATTATAGAGGGAAAGTTAGAAGTTGCAGAGTCCATGATTTGATGCGTGAGATTATCCTCAGAAAGGCCGAGGAGTTGagtttttgtatttcttttggGGAAGAAGACTCAAGCTTTGATGGAAAATTTCGGCGTGGATCAGTTCAAAAAAGCACAGATAATGTTGTGGAGGCTATTAATAGGAACCCACAGATTCGCTCAATTTTGCTTTTTGACATTCATGCAGTGCCCATGCTCTTTACAGGTACATCCCTTACCAACTTTAAGCTTTTGAAAGTATTGGATTTTGAAAAAGCTCCTCTATATAGTGTTCCAGAAGATTTGGGAAATCTGTTCCACTTGAGGTACTTAAGTCTGAGGAGGACAAAAGTCAAGATGCTTCCAAAGTCCATAGGTAAGTTACAAAACCTGCAAACTTTGGATCTGAAACATTCCCTCGTGGATGCGCTTCCAGTTGAGATCAAGAAGCTTCAAAAGCTGCGCCATATTCTAGCCTATTCTTATAACCACCATCCTGAATGGCAATGCCTTTCTGTTAAAGGAATACATGTAGGAGAGGGGATTGGCAGTATGGTAGAGTTGCAGAAGCTGTGTTATGTGGAGGCAAATCACGGGAAGGGCCTAATTGTGGAGCTAGGAAAGCTGAAACAGTTGAGAAAGCTGGGCATTACAAACCTTATGGAAGAAGACGGGCTAAGTCTTTGTGCCTCCATGTCAAATATGAAGTACCTTGAAGCTTTATGCATATGTGCAAGGGATGATGATATTCTCAAGTTAGAAACTATATCTGATCCACCCAGATATCTTAGAACTCTCTTTCTCCATGGATGCTTAAGCAAGTTGCCAGAATGGCTTACCACACTTCGAAGTCTAGTTCGTGTATGTTTAAGAAGGTCCAGGTTAAGCTATGATCCAGTGGAAGTCCTCCAACCTCTGCCTAATCTATTGGAGGTTGAACTCTGCAATGCATACGACGGTGAATGTTTGTGTTTTTCGGAATTAGGATTTCAGAAACTAGAACGGTTACGACTCAGAGACATGAAGGGACTGAAAACCCTGAAAATACGCGATGGAGCACTGCCTCTACTCAAACATTTTGAAATTGGGCCTAGCCCACAACTGGAGGAGGTGCCACCTGGCATTCGCCTGCTCAAAACCCTTACAGGTATTGATTTTTGGGGCATGTCAGAAGAATTCGCATTTAGTATGCTACCAGAGCATGGACAAAATTATCAGATAGTTGAACATGTCCCCAATGTCTTTTTCCACTTTTCCTATGATGGAGGCTACTACACCGTGAGACTAAGATGA
- the LOC117915643 gene encoding disease resistance protein RPM1-like isoform X3, which translates to MAGIAVTLVTDRLLSLLADEARLLRGVHTEVEGIKTELLYIQAFLKDADAKAEKRDTSQGVKTWVQELRETAYCIEDLVDEYILHIANRPHRRGVLGFLCKISHLLPKLKPRHEIASKVQDLKLKVGKLKEASSTFGFISSFDLGSGSCSGTSVPWHDPGVTSLFIEDAEIVGIESHKGELIKWLVEGAPERTVISVVGMGGLGKTTLAKKVYDNKRMVERFDCHAWITVSQSFKMEEVLRNVIKQFYQARKESIPDGTDAMDEMSLITRLREYLEDKRYVVVFDDLWKLEFWRFIRYVLPENKRGSRIVITTRNAEVGCAVKESSFHYIHNLQALPPESSWELFCKKAFQGCCCPPELEKISLDIVKRCEGLPLAIVAMGGALSTKEKNELEWQKFNDSLGSQLESNPHLESITKILSLSYDDLPHYLKSCFLYFAIFPEDYSINCGRLIRLWIAEGFVKGKRGITLEQVAEEYLTELIHRSLVQLSHVDYRGKVRSCRVHDLMREIILRKAEELSFCISFGEEDSSFDGKFRRGSVQKSTDNVVEAINRNPQIRSILLFDIHAVPMLFTGTSLTNFKLLKVLDFEKAPLYSVPEDLGNLFHLRYLSLRRTKVKMLPKSIGIHVGEGIGSMVELQKLCYVEANHGKGLIVELGKLKQLRKLGITNLMEEDGLSLCASMSNMKYLEALCICARDDDILKLETISDPPRYLRTLFLHGCLSKLPEWLTTLRSLVRVCLRRSRLSYDPVEVLQPLPNLLEVELCNAYDGECLCFSELGFQKLERLRLRDMKGLKTLKIRDGALPLLKHFEIGPSPQLEEVPPGIRLLKTLTGIDFWGMSEEFAFSMLPEHGQNYQIVEHVPNVFFHFSYDGGYYTVRLR; encoded by the exons ATGGCAGGGATCGCCGTCACTTTAGTCACCGATAGGTTGCTCTCCTTGCTCGCTGATGAAGCCAGATTATTGAGAGGTGTCCACACCGAAGTTGAAGGTATCAAAACAGAGCTGCTCTACATCCAAGCTTTCCTCAAGGATGCAGATGCAAAGGCCGAGAAACGAGACACCAGCCAAGGCGTTAAAACTTGGGTCCAAGAACTAAGGGAGACGGCTTATTGCATAGAAGATCTCGTCGATGAATACATACTTCACATTGCAAATCGCCCTCATCGGCGTGGGGTCCTTGGTTTCCTCTGTAAGATTTCTCACCTACTCCCGAAACTGAAGCCACGCCATGAGATAGCCTCCAAGGTCCAGGATCTCAAGCTAAAGGTGGGTAAACTGAAGGAAGCAAGTTCAACTTTTGGGTTTATTAGTTCATTTGACCTAGGATCAGGCAGCTGCAGTGGTACAAGTGTTCCATGGCATGACCCGGGAGTGACATCTCTTTTCATCGAAGACGCCGAAATTGTGGGTATTGAATCTCACAAGGGTGAATTGATAAAATGGCTGGTAGAGGGAGCTCCAGAACGAACAGTGATTTCGGTGGTGGGCATGGGCGGGCTTGGCAAGACAACTCTTGCCAAGAAGGTTTATGACAACAAGAGGATGGTGGAACGCTTCGATTGCCATGCTTGGATCACTGTGTCTCAGTCATTCAAGATGGAGGAGGTACTTCGGAACGTGATAAAGCAATTCTATCAAGCAAGGAAAGAGTCAATTCCTGATGGTACCGATGCAATGGACGAGATGTCTCTTATTACTCGACTTAGGGAGTATTTGGAGGATAAAAGGTATGTCGTTGTTTTTGATGATCTTTGGAAATTAGAGTTCTGGAGATTTATTAGATATGTTTTACCAGAAAACAAAAGAGGCAGCAGGATAGTAATTACAACACGAAATGCTGAAGTAGGTTGTGCTGTTAAAGAATCTTCATTTCATTATATCCACAATCTTCAAGCTCTACCTCCCGAAAGTTCCTGGGAACTCTTCTGTAAGAAGGCATTTCAGGGTTGTTGCTGTCCTCCTGAATTAGAGAAAATTTCCCTTGATATTGTTAAAAGATGTGAAGGATTGCCGCTTGCAATTGTGGCAATGGGCGGTGCTTTATCAACCAAAGAGAAGAATGAGTTAGAATGGCAGAAATTTAATGATAGCCTTGGTTCCCAATTAGAAAGTAATCCCCATCTTGAAAGTATCACTAAAATTCTCTCCCTCAGTTATGATGACTTGCCTCACTACCTCAAGTCCTGTTTCTTGTACTTTGCCATTTTTCCAGAGGACTACTCCATTAATTGTGGAAGACTCATCCGACTGTGGATAGCTGAAGGATTTGTGAAAGGAAAGAGAGGAATAACATTGGAACAGGTTGCCGAAGAATACTTGACTGAACTGATTCATAGAAGCTTGGTTCAATTGTCCCACGTGGATTATAGAGGGAAAGTTAGAAGTTGCAGAGTCCATGATTTGATGCGTGAGATTATCCTCAGAAAGGCCGAGGAGTTGagtttttgtatttcttttggGGAAGAAGACTCAAGCTTTGATGGAAAATTTCGGCGTGGATCAGTTCAAAAAAGCACAGATAATGTTGTGGAGGCTATTAATAGGAACCCACAGATTCGCTCAATTTTGCTTTTTGACATTCATGCAGTGCCCATGCTCTTTACAGGTACATCCCTTACCAACTTTAAGCTTTTGAAAGTATTGGATTTTGAAAAAGCTCCTCTATATAGTGTTCCAGAAGATTTGGGAAATCTGTTCCACTTGAGGTACTTAAGTCTGAGGAGGACAAAAGTCAAGATGCTTCCAAAGTCCATAG GAATACATGTAGGAGAGGGGATTGGCAGTATGGTAGAGTTGCAGAAGCTGTGTTATGTGGAGGCAAATCACGGGAAGGGCCTAATTGTGGAGCTAGGAAAGCTGAAACAGTTGAGAAAGCTGGGCATTACAAACCTTATGGAAGAAGACGGGCTAAGTCTTTGTGCCTCCATGTCAAATATGAAGTACCTTGAAGCTTTATGCATATGTGCAAGGGATGATGATATTCTCAAGTTAGAAACTATATCTGATCCACCCAGATATCTTAGAACTCTCTTTCTCCATGGATGCTTAAGCAAGTTGCCAGAATGGCTTACCACACTTCGAAGTCTAGTTCGTGTATGTTTAAGAAGGTCCAGGTTAAGCTATGATCCAGTGGAAGTCCTCCAACCTCTGCCTAATCTATTGGAGGTTGAACTCTGCAATGCATACGACGGTGAATGTTTGTGTTTTTCGGAATTAGGATTTCAGAAACTAGAACGGTTACGACTCAGAGACATGAAGGGACTGAAAACCCTGAAAATACGCGATGGAGCACTGCCTCTACTCAAACATTTTGAAATTGGGCCTAGCCCACAACTGGAGGAGGTGCCACCTGGCATTCGCCTGCTCAAAACCCTTACAGGTATTGATTTTTGGGGCATGTCAGAAGAATTCGCATTTAGTATGCTACCAGAGCATGGACAAAATTATCAGATAGTTGAACATGTCCCCAATGTCTTTTTCCACTTTTCCTATGATGGAGGCTACTACACCGTGAGACTAAGATGA
- the LOC117915643 gene encoding disease resistance protein RPM1-like isoform X1: MAGIAVTLVTDRLLSLLADEARLLRGVHTEVEGIKTELLYIQAFLKDADAKAEKRDTSQGVKTWVQELRETAYCIEDLVDEYILHIANRPHRRGVLGFLCKISHLLPKLKPRHEIASKVQDLKLKVGKLKEASSTFGFISSFDLGSGSCSGTSVPWHDPGVTSLFIEDAEIVGIESHKGELIKWLVEGAPERTVISVVGMGGLGKTTLAKKVYDNKRMVERFDCHAWITVSQSFKMEEVLRNVIKQFYQARKESIPDGTDAMDEMSLITRLREYLEDKRYVVVFDDLWKLEFWRFIRYVLPENKRGSRIVITTRNAEVGCAVKESSFHYIHNLQALPPESSWELFCKKAFQGCCCPPELEKISLDIVKRCEGLPLAIVAMGGALSTKEKNELEWQKFNDSLGSQLESNPHLESITKILSLSYDDLPHYLKSCFLYFAIFPEDYSINCGRLIRLWIAEGFVKGKRGITLEQVAEEYLTELIHRSLVQLSHVDYRGKVRSCRVHDLMREIILRKAEELSFCISFGEEDSSFDGKFRRGSVQKSTDNVVEAINRNPQIRSILLFDIHAVPMLFTGTSLTNFKLLKVLDFEKAPLYSVPEDLGNLFHLRYLSLRRTKVKMLPKSIGKLQNLQTLDLKHSLVDALPVEIKKLQKLRHILAYSYNHHPEWQCLSVKGIHVGEGIGSMVELQKLCYVEANHGKGLIVELGKLKQLRKLGITNLMEEDGLSLCASMSNMKYLEALCICARDDDILKLETISDPPRYLRTLFLHGCLSKLPEWLTTLRSLVRVCLRRSRLSYDPVEVLQPLPNLLEVELCNAYDGECLCFSELGFQKLERLRLRDMKGLKTLKIRDGALPLLKHFEIGPSPQLEEVPPGIRLLKTLTGIDFWGMSEEFAFSMLPEHGQNYQIVEHVPNVFFHFSYDGGYYTVRLR; this comes from the coding sequence ATGGCAGGGATCGCCGTCACTTTAGTCACCGATAGGTTGCTCTCCTTGCTCGCTGATGAAGCCAGATTATTGAGAGGTGTCCACACCGAAGTTGAAGGTATCAAAACAGAGCTGCTCTACATCCAAGCTTTCCTCAAGGATGCAGATGCAAAGGCCGAGAAACGAGACACCAGCCAAGGCGTTAAAACTTGGGTCCAAGAACTAAGGGAGACGGCTTATTGCATAGAAGATCTCGTCGATGAATACATACTTCACATTGCAAATCGCCCTCATCGGCGTGGGGTCCTTGGTTTCCTCTGTAAGATTTCTCACCTACTCCCGAAACTGAAGCCACGCCATGAGATAGCCTCCAAGGTCCAGGATCTCAAGCTAAAGGTGGGTAAACTGAAGGAAGCAAGTTCAACTTTTGGGTTTATTAGTTCATTTGACCTAGGATCAGGCAGCTGCAGTGGTACAAGTGTTCCATGGCATGACCCGGGAGTGACATCTCTTTTCATCGAAGACGCCGAAATTGTGGGTATTGAATCTCACAAGGGTGAATTGATAAAATGGCTGGTAGAGGGAGCTCCAGAACGAACAGTGATTTCGGTGGTGGGCATGGGCGGGCTTGGCAAGACAACTCTTGCCAAGAAGGTTTATGACAACAAGAGGATGGTGGAACGCTTCGATTGCCATGCTTGGATCACTGTGTCTCAGTCATTCAAGATGGAGGAGGTACTTCGGAACGTGATAAAGCAATTCTATCAAGCAAGGAAAGAGTCAATTCCTGATGGTACCGATGCAATGGACGAGATGTCTCTTATTACTCGACTTAGGGAGTATTTGGAGGATAAAAGGTATGTCGTTGTTTTTGATGATCTTTGGAAATTAGAGTTCTGGAGATTTATTAGATATGTTTTACCAGAAAACAAAAGAGGCAGCAGGATAGTAATTACAACACGAAATGCTGAAGTAGGTTGTGCTGTTAAAGAATCTTCATTTCATTATATCCACAATCTTCAAGCTCTACCTCCCGAAAGTTCCTGGGAACTCTTCTGTAAGAAGGCATTTCAGGGTTGTTGCTGTCCTCCTGAATTAGAGAAAATTTCCCTTGATATTGTTAAAAGATGTGAAGGATTGCCGCTTGCAATTGTGGCAATGGGCGGTGCTTTATCAACCAAAGAGAAGAATGAGTTAGAATGGCAGAAATTTAATGATAGCCTTGGTTCCCAATTAGAAAGTAATCCCCATCTTGAAAGTATCACTAAAATTCTCTCCCTCAGTTATGATGACTTGCCTCACTACCTCAAGTCCTGTTTCTTGTACTTTGCCATTTTTCCAGAGGACTACTCCATTAATTGTGGAAGACTCATCCGACTGTGGATAGCTGAAGGATTTGTGAAAGGAAAGAGAGGAATAACATTGGAACAGGTTGCCGAAGAATACTTGACTGAACTGATTCATAGAAGCTTGGTTCAATTGTCCCACGTGGATTATAGAGGGAAAGTTAGAAGTTGCAGAGTCCATGATTTGATGCGTGAGATTATCCTCAGAAAGGCCGAGGAGTTGagtttttgtatttcttttggGGAAGAAGACTCAAGCTTTGATGGAAAATTTCGGCGTGGATCAGTTCAAAAAAGCACAGATAATGTTGTGGAGGCTATTAATAGGAACCCACAGATTCGCTCAATTTTGCTTTTTGACATTCATGCAGTGCCCATGCTCTTTACAGGTACATCCCTTACCAACTTTAAGCTTTTGAAAGTATTGGATTTTGAAAAAGCTCCTCTATATAGTGTTCCAGAAGATTTGGGAAATCTGTTCCACTTGAGGTACTTAAGTCTGAGGAGGACAAAAGTCAAGATGCTTCCAAAGTCCATAGGTAAGTTACAAAACCTGCAAACTTTGGATCTGAAACATTCCCTCGTGGATGCGCTTCCAGTTGAGATCAAGAAGCTTCAAAAGCTGCGCCATATTCTAGCCTATTCTTATAACCACCATCCTGAATGGCAATGCCTTTCTGTTAAAGGAATACATGTAGGAGAGGGGATTGGCAGTATGGTAGAGTTGCAGAAGCTGTGTTATGTGGAGGCAAATCACGGGAAGGGCCTAATTGTGGAGCTAGGAAAGCTGAAACAGTTGAGAAAGCTGGGCATTACAAACCTTATGGAAGAAGACGGGCTAAGTCTTTGTGCCTCCATGTCAAATATGAAGTACCTTGAAGCTTTATGCATATGTGCAAGGGATGATGATATTCTCAAGTTAGAAACTATATCTGATCCACCCAGATATCTTAGAACTCTCTTTCTCCATGGATGCTTAAGCAAGTTGCCAGAATGGCTTACCACACTTCGAAGTCTAGTTCGTGTATGTTTAAGAAGGTCCAGGTTAAGCTATGATCCAGTGGAAGTCCTCCAACCTCTGCCTAATCTATTGGAGGTTGAACTCTGCAATGCATACGACGGTGAATGTTTGTGTTTTTCGGAATTAGGATTTCAGAAACTAGAACGGTTACGACTCAGAGACATGAAGGGACTGAAAACCCTGAAAATACGCGATGGAGCACTGCCTCTACTCAAACATTTTGAAATTGGGCCTAGCCCACAACTGGAGGAGGTGCCACCTGGCATTCGCCTGCTCAAAACCCTTACAGGTATTGATTTTTGGGGCATGTCAGAAGAATTCGCATTTAGTATGCTACCAGAGCATGGACAAAATTATCAGATAGTTGAACATGTCCCCAATGTCTTTTTCCACTTTTCCTATGATGGAGGCTACTACACCGTGAGACTAAGATGA